A window of Synergistales bacterium contains these coding sequences:
- a CDS encoding rubredoxin translates to MKKYVCTVCGYVYDPANGDPDSGVAPGTAFEDIPDDWVCPVCGVAKDMFEPAE, encoded by the coding sequence GTGAAGAAATACGTCTGCACTGTCTGCGGTTATGTCTATGATCCTGCAAACGGGGACCCTGATTCCGGTGTCGCGCCGGGCACGGCCTTTGAGGACATTCCTGACGACTGGGTATGCCCTGTCTGCGGCGTGGCGAAGGACATGTTCGAGCCGGCCGAGTAA
- a CDS encoding Xaa-Pro peptidase family protein — protein sequence MVDGPIEERIAAARKALVTRGLDALFLLVREGANWESVYYLSGFRGSSSALVVTGEEALLITDGRYLAQAKEQSPCTVVDQGNRRLLAVVQGELLRRKSLQRIGYEAERLTCADFAQLPGEGVEWVDASDVVLELRRRKDPMELELLREAGRIAGEALAATLEDARPGMTERHFAALLEYNIVLAGAEGGWGGPSFIVASGPRGALPHGAPTERSLREGECVTVDFGARYKGYVSDITRNFCLGRIDPWAEEIHGLLREAQQRGMDAIAAGRKGSDVDQAARTFLDEAGYGPCFPHGLGHGLGLELHEGPRLSRAALGALRCNDVVTVEPGIYVEGRGGLRLEDDCVVTDQGCAVLSSSIPRELFVV from the coding sequence ATGGTGGACGGACCGATCGAGGAACGGATTGCAGCGGCACGAAAGGCATTGGTGACACGCGGGCTGGATGCCTTGTTCCTGCTCGTCAGGGAAGGGGCGAACTGGGAGAGTGTCTACTATCTCAGCGGGTTCCGCGGGAGCAGCTCGGCTCTGGTGGTCACCGGCGAGGAGGCCCTGCTGATTACGGATGGCCGCTATCTCGCGCAGGCCAAGGAGCAGTCCCCCTGTACCGTGGTGGATCAGGGCAACAGGAGGCTTCTGGCGGTGGTGCAGGGGGAGCTGCTTCGGCGGAAGAGCCTCCAGCGTATCGGATACGAAGCGGAGCGGCTGACCTGTGCCGACTTTGCTCAGCTCCCCGGGGAAGGGGTCGAATGGGTCGATGCCTCGGATGTGGTGCTGGAGCTGCGTCGCCGCAAGGATCCCATGGAGCTTGAGCTGCTCCGGGAAGCGGGACGGATCGCCGGCGAGGCCCTGGCCGCCACGCTTGAGGACGCCCGGCCGGGGATGACCGAGCGCCACTTCGCGGCGTTGCTGGAGTACAACATCGTGCTTGCCGGAGCCGAAGGTGGCTGGGGCGGCCCCTCCTTTATCGTCGCCTCGGGCCCGAGGGGTGCCCTCCCCCATGGAGCACCCACCGAACGGTCGTTACGGGAAGGCGAGTGCGTCACTGTCGATTTCGGGGCGCGCTACAAGGGCTACGTCAGCGATATCACCAGAAACTTCTGTCTCGGTCGCATCGATCCCTGGGCTGAAGAGATCCACGGTCTCCTCAGGGAGGCCCAGCAGCGGGGCATGGATGCCATCGCCGCCGGGAGAAAGGGCAGCGATGTGGACCAGGCGGCCCGCACCTTCCTGGACGAGGCGGGGTACGGCCCGTGTTTCCCCCACGGTCTCGGCCACGGCCTGGGGCTGGAACTGCACGAAGGCCCCCGGCTCTCCAGGGCGGCTCTGGGTGCGCTCCGCTGCAATGACGTTGTTACCGTGGAGCCGGGGATCTACGTGGAGGGAAGAGGCGGTCTGCGCCTCGAAGACGACTGCGTGGTCACCGACCAGGGCTGTGCGGTGCTCTCGTCGAGCATCCCCAGGGAGCTCTTTGTGGTGTGA
- the galE gene encoding UDP-glucose 4-epimerase GalE, which translates to MLLVTGGAGYVGSHIVLALQEHGREVLIADDFSTGHRDLALADTEEADIRDTAAMAAVMERYGVDTVIHCAARSQVGESMRDPELYYHVNVAGTLSLLRAMRQSGVRRFVLSSTAAVYGTPETLPITEDIPRHPENVYGETKHFIESMLHRYAQAYGLQSIALRYFNAAGADPEARTGEHHVPESHLIPLVLDAAMGRRESITVFGDDYPTRDGTCIRDYIHVTDLADAHVAAVTRLQQLDTPGFGAFNLGSGNGYTVQEIITAAESVTQCAVPVHRGPRRAGDPPSLIASRHAAERELRWEPRRDTLEDIIGSAWRWHRKRFG; encoded by the coding sequence ATGCTACTTGTCACCGGCGGAGCCGGATACGTAGGAAGTCATATCGTCCTCGCTCTCCAGGAACACGGCCGGGAGGTACTCATCGCCGACGACTTCTCCACAGGCCATCGGGATCTCGCCCTAGCCGACACGGAGGAGGCGGACATCCGCGACACCGCAGCCATGGCGGCCGTGATGGAACGGTACGGCGTGGATACGGTCATCCACTGCGCCGCCCGGAGCCAGGTCGGCGAGTCCATGCGCGATCCGGAGCTTTACTATCACGTTAATGTGGCCGGAACGCTCTCGCTTCTTCGGGCCATGCGGCAGAGCGGGGTACGACGCTTCGTGCTCTCCTCCACCGCCGCTGTCTACGGGACACCGGAAACGCTCCCCATCACAGAGGATATCCCCCGCCATCCCGAGAATGTCTACGGTGAAACCAAGCACTTCATCGAAAGCATGCTGCACCGCTACGCACAGGCCTATGGTCTCCAGAGCATCGCCCTCCGCTACTTCAACGCCGCCGGCGCGGACCCCGAGGCGCGCACAGGCGAGCACCACGTACCGGAAAGCCATCTCATCCCTCTGGTACTCGACGCAGCCATGGGACGGAGAGAATCGATCACCGTCTTCGGCGACGACTACCCCACCCGAGACGGTACCTGCATCCGCGACTACATCCACGTCACCGACCTCGCCGACGCCCATGTCGCCGCCGTCACCCGACTCCAACAGCTGGACACACCGGGGTTCGGCGCCTTCAACCTGGGGAGCGGCAACGGGTACACCGTACAGGAGATCATCACCGCTGCGGAATCCGTCACGCAATGCGCCGTCCCCGTCCACAGGGGCCCCCGCCGGGCGGGAGATCCCCCTTCGCTCATCGCCTCACGTCACGCGGCAGAACGGGAGCTCCGGTGGGAACCCCGCCGCGACACCCTGGAGGACATCATCGGGAGCGCCTGGCGGTGGCACCGGAAGCGCTTCGGATAG
- a CDS encoding hydrogenase expression protein, translated as SVIAWEKGGYLVASSDPVVGAQVGAGGLLVHINANDVAAKGAEPAYFLLTLILPSSCGEAAVERLMEEIHGTCRELGIAIVGGHTEFTDRYEAPVLSGTLFGRAERCLRAEDIGAGDVLIMTKHAGLEGMSILAQDRPDLLRGLFGEDELRRLRGWSGELSILPEARLLRPYASFMHDPTEGGLLGGVAEIAWLLGELRLTVDEAGVPVDGLTARAAERLSFNPLQLISSGVLLAVVPRRKEAPALEALEQAGIPWARIGAVAPQSGGVSQSPPKAMHEELWRLLAMPRGKE; from the coding sequence ATCCGTGATCGCCTGGGAGAAGGGGGGGTACCTGGTGGCCTCCTCGGATCCTGTCGTGGGGGCCCAGGTGGGGGCGGGAGGCCTTCTGGTCCATATCAACGCCAACGATGTGGCGGCAAAGGGGGCCGAACCCGCCTACTTTCTACTGACGCTGATTCTGCCCTCTTCCTGCGGCGAAGCCGCTGTGGAGAGGTTGATGGAGGAGATCCACGGCACCTGCCGGGAGCTGGGGATCGCCATTGTCGGGGGACATACGGAGTTTACCGACCGCTATGAGGCACCGGTCCTTTCGGGGACCCTCTTCGGGAGGGCGGAGCGCTGTCTGCGTGCCGAAGATATCGGGGCGGGCGATGTGCTGATCATGACCAAGCACGCCGGTCTGGAGGGGATGTCCATCCTGGCCCAGGACAGACCGGACCTGCTGCGCGGACTGTTCGGCGAGGACGAACTGCGGCGGCTCCGCGGCTGGAGCGGGGAGCTCTCCATCCTGCCTGAGGCCCGTCTTCTCCGACCCTATGCCTCGTTCATGCACGATCCCACGGAAGGCGGACTGCTGGGCGGTGTGGCCGAGATCGCCTGGTTGCTCGGGGAGCTCCGTCTCACCGTTGACGAGGCAGGGGTCCCCGTGGATGGCCTGACCGCACGGGCCGCTGAACGGCTCTCCTTCAATCCGCTTCAGCTGATCTCCTCGGGGGTGCTTCTGGCTGTGGTGCCCCGACGCAAAGAAGCCCCCGCCCTAGAAGCCCTGGAACAGGCCGGTATCCCCTGGGCCCGGATCGGTGCTGTGGCGCCTCAGTCAGGCGGCGTCTCCCAGTCTCCGCCCAAGGCGATGCACGAAGAGCTGTGGCGGCTTCTGGCCATGCCCAGGGGAAAGGAATGA